In the genome of Neodiprion pinetum isolate iyNeoPine1 chromosome 2, iyNeoPine1.2, whole genome shotgun sequence, one region contains:
- the LOC124212841 gene encoding kinetochore protein Nuf2 homolog: protein MDKDVEKVYTILVETNYPVSLEEVKNPTSECMIKVVLTFLSGFSIDGNTIQRATFGQEQNLSYSETYHEIISIINLHQVMVKICNQIFIKDFFITDLSSPGQKRARRLIGTLVNFVLYAQNKSEELIEPLNTILTRLNTLNEHVEKKDKNMQFRKDIVLENSKKSAHKEKYVKQIQEIKARLEKRNKAHATDEERAQNAKLTKEKEQQNHESIKQQLFKINENIAEMESTIVESPEEYEAQLANTGQQYAEKEEKLQTLVEKLRAKIELNSQFEKVKDFILHEHEKFSKVQDVHHKSVDLDKVQSEISKQLNEMQDKIQILREEVANPVNDDSDAIMVNEAQAQCQQHLAPQREMHNKLLSRNEEVQNKFEEASIRYQQSRTKRELLTKTITKLEEEIAHILKDYQDMYTSEIQKEIEIEKLWKERTPIIN, encoded by the exons ATGGATAAAGATGTTGAAAAGGTATATACCATCCTTGTGGAAACAAATTATCCTGTTTCTCTAGAGGAGGTGAAAAATCCAACTTCAGAATGCATGATAAAAGTTGTCCTGACTTTCCTATCAGGATTCTCAATTGACGGGAATACAATTCAAaga GCAACTTTCGGACAGGAACAAAACTTGTCCTATTCAGAGACTTACCACGAGATAATAAGCATAATCAATTTACATCAAGTGATGGTGAAAATATGCAACCAGATTTttataaaagatttttttatcaccgatTTGTCCAGCCCAG GTCAAAAGAGAGCTAGGAGATTGATTGGGACACTAGTGAATTTTGTTCTCTATGCACAGAATAAATCTGAAGAACTAATAGAACCTTTGAATACTATATTGACGAGATTGAATACTTTGAATGAACATGTGGAAAAGAAAGATAAGAATATGCAGTTTCGTAAGGACATAGTACTAGAAAATTCCAAGAAATCAGCTcataaagaaaaa TATGTGAAACAAATTCAAGAAATAAAAGCCCGActtgagaaaagaaataaagctCATGCTACTGACGAAGAACGAGCGCAAAATGCCAAGTTGACCAAAGAGAAGGAACAACAAAACCATGAATCAATTAAGCAGCAACTTTTTAAG atAAACGAAAACATAGCTGAAATGGAATCTACAATTGTCGAGTCACCAGAAGAATATGAGGCACAACTGGCAAATACTGGGCAGCAATATgctgaaaaagaagagaaactTCAAACACTGGTAGAAAAACTGCGCGCAAAGATCGAGCTAAACAGTCAGTTTGAAAAAGTCAAAGATTTCATTCTTCACGAGCATGAAAAGTTTTCTAAAGTGCAGGATGTTCATCATAAATCTGT GGACTTGGATAAAGTACAATCTGAGATCTCAAAACAACTAAACGAAATGCAAGATAAGATACAAATATTGCGTGAGGAAGTGGCAAACCCAGTTAATGATGACAGCGATGCAATAATGGTCAACGAAGCGCAAGCTCAATGCCAGCAGCATCTCGCACCACAGCGTGAAATGCATAACAAATTACTGAG TCGAAatgaagaagttcaaaataaGTTCGAAGAAGCTTCAATTCGTTATCAACAATCACGTACAAAAAGAGAATTATTGACTAAAACAATCACGAAACTAGAAGAAGAAATTGCCCATATTCTGAAGGATTATCAAGACATGTATACTAGTGAGATACAGAAG GAAATCGAGATTGAAAAACTGTGGAAGGAGAGAACTCCGATAATTAACTAA
- the Hyccin gene encoding hyccin isoform X1 has product MTESLINEWLADCADLSPTELHTFANTLSQDNEIVRALYAVLDERSKYSQLVDTVCNQLYGFYRSREIELQRFTLQFLPTLIYIYLNSVAHGDKKSCRTVETLLIGLYNLEVVDESGQPKAVSFRLPSLAMPSIYHEPMSLAPASLTESALRRLEECNTKLVSWGPLPQVEALNAQNRLKVMTALLFVYNQQLSRLDKSALEQLGKVATKLVTQGFTKPGHHQRSSYGSDSSFVPRLLPRIPVSAQFLLEFLHAVYFAMYNDCWYVGSQALEDIHNRACFEAYPDVMLVTNAIRNSSSSGSSGQPGDGPMGISVALSPATATVTVSKSMITNASFRTKKLPDDIPIQTAKDDSGGEGKGNLVSITEEQETGDPNRAGSMRQAKDSKATSKIPNFPGLGKKPKDKDGKLAKNGYVTNIDKDKKIGSSQMSSKENIKGSRSMLNNDSQEVEGSVNGISTRKKNSDTNPSASDSSMALIENERLVKVPDVTEDINSETPLTLRNLSESESLNNSVQVSSV; this is encoded by the exons ATGACAGAAAGTTTGATCAACGAATGGCTCGCAGATTGTGCCGATCTTTCCCCTACCGAGTTACACACATTTGCAAATACTCTATCGCAAGACAATGAGATAGTGCGAGCTCTCTACGCCGTACTCGATGAGCGCAGCAAATACAGCCAG ctCGTCGATACGGTCTGCAATCAACTATATGGCTTTTATCGATCCAGAGAGATTGAACTGCAAAGATTTACACTGCAGTTTCTACCGACGCTgatatacatttatttaaattctGTTGCTCATGGTGATAAAAAG AGTTGCCGCACTGTAGAGACGCTGTTGATTGGTCTTTACAACTTGGAAGTGGTCGACGAGTCTGGACAGCCCAAAGCTGTTTCTTTCAGACTACCATCACTTGCTATGCCTTCAATCTACCATGAG cCAATGAGCTTGGCTCCAGCTTCGCTGACCGAAAGTGCGTTGCGTCGTTTGGAAGAATGCAATACTAAACTTGTCAGCTGGGGACCATTGCCACAAGTCGAAGCCCTCAATGCTCAGAATAGATTGAAAGTTATGACCGCTCTGCTTTTTGTCTACAATCAACAACTCAGTCGTCTTGATAAATCAGCTCTTGAACAGCTGGGAAAAGTTGCTACCAA ACTTGTGACACAAGGATTCACAAAACCAGGACACCATCAAAGATCATCATATGGAAGCGATTCAAGCTTTGTTCCGAGGCTTCTGCCTCGCATACCTGTATCAGCTCAGTTTCTCCTTGAGTTTCTCCATGCTGTATACTTTGCCAT GTACAACGACTGTTGGTACGTGGGAAGCCAAGCACTTGAGGACATTCACAACAGAGCATGTTTTGAGGCATACCCAGACGTCATGTTGGTGACCAATGCAATTCGCAATTCCAGCAGCTCTGGCTCGTCGG gGCAACCTGGTGATGGGCCTATGGGCATCAGTGTTGCACTATCCCCAGCAACAGCTACCGTTACTGTGTCCAAGTCAATGATTACCAATGCATCATTTCGTACAAAGAAGTTGCCag ATGATATTCCAATTCAAACAGCAAAGGATGACTCAGGGGGAGAAGGTAAGGGCAACCTAGTTTCTATCACGGAAGAGCAGGAAACAGGCGACCCAAATCGTGCTGGCTCTATGCGCCAGGCCAAGGATTCTAAGGCTACCTCGAAAATTCCGAACTTTCCTGGATTAGGAAAAAAGCCCAAGGATAAAGATGGAAAGTTAGCGAAAAATGGTTATGTCACAAATATTgataaggataaaaaaattggatcaTCACAGATGTCATCAAAAGAGAACATAAAAGGTAGTCGTTCTATGCTTAACAACGACAGCCAAGAAGTTGAGGGCTCTGTAAATGGAATTTccacaagaaagaaaaattctgataCCAATCCCAGTGCATCAGACTCCAGTATGGCTTTGATTGAAAACGAACGGCTGGTCAAAGTTCCTGATGTCACAGAAGATATCAATTCAGAAACACCTTTAACATTAAGAAACCTTAGTGAGTCAGAATCGTTGAATAATTCTGTTCAAGTTAGCTCTGTATGA
- the Hyccin gene encoding hyccin isoform X2 yields the protein MYCADLSPTELHTFANTLSQDNEIVRALYAVLDERSKYSQLVDTVCNQLYGFYRSREIELQRFTLQFLPTLIYIYLNSVAHGDKKSCRTVETLLIGLYNLEVVDESGQPKAVSFRLPSLAMPSIYHEPMSLAPASLTESALRRLEECNTKLVSWGPLPQVEALNAQNRLKVMTALLFVYNQQLSRLDKSALEQLGKVATKLVTQGFTKPGHHQRSSYGSDSSFVPRLLPRIPVSAQFLLEFLHAVYFAMYNDCWYVGSQALEDIHNRACFEAYPDVMLVTNAIRNSSSSGSSGQPGDGPMGISVALSPATATVTVSKSMITNASFRTKKLPDDIPIQTAKDDSGGEGKGNLVSITEEQETGDPNRAGSMRQAKDSKATSKIPNFPGLGKKPKDKDGKLAKNGYVTNIDKDKKIGSSQMSSKENIKGSRSMLNNDSQEVEGSVNGISTRKKNSDTNPSASDSSMALIENERLVKVPDVTEDINSETPLTLRNLSESESLNNSVQVSSV from the exons ATGT ATTGTGCCGATCTTTCCCCTACCGAGTTACACACATTTGCAAATACTCTATCGCAAGACAATGAGATAGTGCGAGCTCTCTACGCCGTACTCGATGAGCGCAGCAAATACAGCCAG ctCGTCGATACGGTCTGCAATCAACTATATGGCTTTTATCGATCCAGAGAGATTGAACTGCAAAGATTTACACTGCAGTTTCTACCGACGCTgatatacatttatttaaattctGTTGCTCATGGTGATAAAAAG AGTTGCCGCACTGTAGAGACGCTGTTGATTGGTCTTTACAACTTGGAAGTGGTCGACGAGTCTGGACAGCCCAAAGCTGTTTCTTTCAGACTACCATCACTTGCTATGCCTTCAATCTACCATGAG cCAATGAGCTTGGCTCCAGCTTCGCTGACCGAAAGTGCGTTGCGTCGTTTGGAAGAATGCAATACTAAACTTGTCAGCTGGGGACCATTGCCACAAGTCGAAGCCCTCAATGCTCAGAATAGATTGAAAGTTATGACCGCTCTGCTTTTTGTCTACAATCAACAACTCAGTCGTCTTGATAAATCAGCTCTTGAACAGCTGGGAAAAGTTGCTACCAA ACTTGTGACACAAGGATTCACAAAACCAGGACACCATCAAAGATCATCATATGGAAGCGATTCAAGCTTTGTTCCGAGGCTTCTGCCTCGCATACCTGTATCAGCTCAGTTTCTCCTTGAGTTTCTCCATGCTGTATACTTTGCCAT GTACAACGACTGTTGGTACGTGGGAAGCCAAGCACTTGAGGACATTCACAACAGAGCATGTTTTGAGGCATACCCAGACGTCATGTTGGTGACCAATGCAATTCGCAATTCCAGCAGCTCTGGCTCGTCGG gGCAACCTGGTGATGGGCCTATGGGCATCAGTGTTGCACTATCCCCAGCAACAGCTACCGTTACTGTGTCCAAGTCAATGATTACCAATGCATCATTTCGTACAAAGAAGTTGCCag ATGATATTCCAATTCAAACAGCAAAGGATGACTCAGGGGGAGAAGGTAAGGGCAACCTAGTTTCTATCACGGAAGAGCAGGAAACAGGCGACCCAAATCGTGCTGGCTCTATGCGCCAGGCCAAGGATTCTAAGGCTACCTCGAAAATTCCGAACTTTCCTGGATTAGGAAAAAAGCCCAAGGATAAAGATGGAAAGTTAGCGAAAAATGGTTATGTCACAAATATTgataaggataaaaaaattggatcaTCACAGATGTCATCAAAAGAGAACATAAAAGGTAGTCGTTCTATGCTTAACAACGACAGCCAAGAAGTTGAGGGCTCTGTAAATGGAATTTccacaagaaagaaaaattctgataCCAATCCCAGTGCATCAGACTCCAGTATGGCTTTGATTGAAAACGAACGGCTGGTCAAAGTTCCTGATGTCACAGAAGATATCAATTCAGAAACACCTTTAACATTAAGAAACCTTAGTGAGTCAGAATCGTTGAATAATTCTGTTCAAGTTAGCTCTGTATGA
- the Hyccin gene encoding hyccin isoform X3: MTESLINEWLADCADLSPTELHTFANTLSQDNEIVRALYAVLDERSKYSQLVDTVCNQLYGFYRSREIELQRFTLQFLPTLIYIYLNSVAHGDKKSCRTVETLLIGLYNLEVVDESGQPKAVSFRLPSLAMPSIYHEPMSLAPASLTESALRRLEECNTKLVSWGPLPQVEALNAQNRLKVMTALLFVYNQQLSRLDKSALEQLGKVATKLVTQGFTKPGHHQRSSYGSDSSFVPRLLPRIPVSAQFLLEFLHAVYFAMYNDCWYVGSQALEDIHNRACFEAYPDVMLVTNAIRNSSSSGSSGQPGDGPMGISVALSPATATVTVSKSMITNASFRTKKLPDDLEEEFFGLAEPQTVSVQQQQPVNPTSRHRTWPWKHSQQNSPDEEDIGQNRANSSSSKDSSRRESINSNQSSPSKSSPKKKKDEQLKKAESLSTQDSVHRRLRKESKDRSVSPSESRMSAGARLYRVLEEQRLDEVLGEPVNLYIGNSRPVSLCSTAALSTNT; encoded by the exons ATGACAGAAAGTTTGATCAACGAATGGCTCGCAGATTGTGCCGATCTTTCCCCTACCGAGTTACACACATTTGCAAATACTCTATCGCAAGACAATGAGATAGTGCGAGCTCTCTACGCCGTACTCGATGAGCGCAGCAAATACAGCCAG ctCGTCGATACGGTCTGCAATCAACTATATGGCTTTTATCGATCCAGAGAGATTGAACTGCAAAGATTTACACTGCAGTTTCTACCGACGCTgatatacatttatttaaattctGTTGCTCATGGTGATAAAAAG AGTTGCCGCACTGTAGAGACGCTGTTGATTGGTCTTTACAACTTGGAAGTGGTCGACGAGTCTGGACAGCCCAAAGCTGTTTCTTTCAGACTACCATCACTTGCTATGCCTTCAATCTACCATGAG cCAATGAGCTTGGCTCCAGCTTCGCTGACCGAAAGTGCGTTGCGTCGTTTGGAAGAATGCAATACTAAACTTGTCAGCTGGGGACCATTGCCACAAGTCGAAGCCCTCAATGCTCAGAATAGATTGAAAGTTATGACCGCTCTGCTTTTTGTCTACAATCAACAACTCAGTCGTCTTGATAAATCAGCTCTTGAACAGCTGGGAAAAGTTGCTACCAA ACTTGTGACACAAGGATTCACAAAACCAGGACACCATCAAAGATCATCATATGGAAGCGATTCAAGCTTTGTTCCGAGGCTTCTGCCTCGCATACCTGTATCAGCTCAGTTTCTCCTTGAGTTTCTCCATGCTGTATACTTTGCCAT GTACAACGACTGTTGGTACGTGGGAAGCCAAGCACTTGAGGACATTCACAACAGAGCATGTTTTGAGGCATACCCAGACGTCATGTTGGTGACCAATGCAATTCGCAATTCCAGCAGCTCTGGCTCGTCGG gGCAACCTGGTGATGGGCCTATGGGCATCAGTGTTGCACTATCCCCAGCAACAGCTACCGTTACTGTGTCCAAGTCAATGATTACCAATGCATCATTTCGTACAAAGAAGTTGCCag ACGATCTGGAGGAGGAATTTTTTGGATTGGCTGAGCCCCAAACTGTAAGCGTCCAACAACAGCAGCCTGTTAATCCAACTAGCAGACATCGGACATGGCCTTGGAAAcattctcaacaaaattctccAGATGAGGAGGATATTGGTCAAAATAGAGCTAATTCCTCCTCATCCAAGGATAGTTCCAGGCGAGAAAGTATAAACAGCAACCAAAGCTCTCCGAGCAAATCTTCTcctaagaagaagaaagatgaACAATTAAAGAAAGCTGAATCTCTGAGTACTCAGGATTCTGTGCATAGAAGATTGCGCAAAGAATCTAAAGACAGAAGTGTATCTCCTAGCGAGAGTAGAATGAGCGCTGGTGCTCGTCTTTATAGAGTTTTGGAAGAACAGAGACTGGATGAAGTTCTCGGAGAGCCTGTCAATTTGTATATTGGCAATAGTAGACCGGTTAGCCTCTGTTCTACTGCCGCTTTGTCGACAAATACATG A